Proteins co-encoded in one Papaver somniferum cultivar HN1 chromosome 5, ASM357369v1, whole genome shotgun sequence genomic window:
- the LOC113278454 gene encoding pentatricopeptide repeat-containing protein PNM1, mitochondrial-like, translating into MLIKGWCVDGKLDQAKRLAGEIHRGGFQLGTSAYDSILDCVCKLCRKKDNFRLQSEAEKILVEMDYAGVPRNVETFNILINNFCKIRRTEVSVKLFERMGEWGCSPNAETYLLLIKSLYQAARIGEGDEMIDKMKSAGFGGGLDRKAYFGFIKVLCGIERIDHAMKVFAKMKADGFVPGIKSYELLIEKLCSHGQTHRASHLSSEAKLKGILVDPKVYTLDPRFTKKPKVEKTAVKKRETLPEKMARKRKTLKKINLCFVKKPKKMMRRAY; encoded by the coding sequence ATGTTGATTAAAGGTTGGTGTGTGGATGGGAAACTTGATCAGGCTAAAAGATTAGCTGGGGAGATTCATAGAGGAGGGTTTCAACTTGGAACGTCGGCTTATGATTCCATTCTGGATTGTGTCTGTAAGCTGTGTAGGaaaaaggataactttagacttcaATCCGAAGCTGAAAAGATTCTAGTTGAGATGGATTATGCAGGAGTACCTAGGAATGTCGAGACGTTTAATATATTGATCAACAATTTTTGCAAAATCAGGAGAACCGAAGTATCGGTTAAGCTGTTTGAAAGAATGGGGGAATGGGGATGTAGTCCAAATGCCGAAACTTATCTTTTACTTATAAAAAGTTTATATCAGGCGGCgagaattggtgaaggagatgaaATGATTGACAAAATGAAATCTGCTGGATTTGGGGGTGGTCTTGATAGAAAGGCTTATTTTGGGTTTATAAAGGTTCTGTGTGGGATTGAAAGGATTGATCATGCAATGAAAGTTTTTGCTAAGATGAAGGCTGATGGGTTCGTACCTGGTATCAAGTCTTACGAGTTGTTGATTGAGAAATTGTGTTCTCATGGGCAGACTCACAGAGCGAGTCATCTCTCTAGTGAAGCAAAGTTGAAAGGCATACTTGTGGATCCCAAAGTGTATACATTGGATCCGAGATTCACTAAGAAGCCTAAGGTTGAGAAGACTGCTGTGAAGAAGAGGGAAACATTGCCTGAGAAAATGGCCAGGAAGAGGAAAACTCTTAAGAAGATAAATCTATGTTTTGTGAAGAAGCCAAAGAAAATGATGCGGAGAGCTTATTGA
- the LOC113284267 gene encoding stromal cell-derived factor 2-like protein yields MAIGFFCLALFLFLGIIEFDHISAASTPSSTPASEGVEITYGSTLKLMHEKTKFRLHSHDVPYGSGSGQQSVTGFPSVDDSNSYWIVRPQPDTSAKQGDPIKTGTVVRLQHMKTRKWLHSHLHASPISGNLEVSCFGGEGNSDTGDYWKLEIEGKGKTWRQDQRVRLQHVDTGGYLHSHDKKYTRIAGGQQEVCGVREKRADNVWLAAEGVYLPVNEASKSSPK; encoded by the exons ATGGCTATTGGTTTCTTTTGTTTAGCTCTATTTCTTTTCCTTGGTATTATTGAATTTGATCACATTTCTGCTGCTTCTACACCTTCTTCAACTCCAGCCTCTGAAGGTGTTGAG ATTACTTATGGATCAACCTTGAAATTGATGCATGAGAAGACTAAATTTAGGCTTCATTCACATGATGTACCATATGGTTCTGGTAGTGGACAGCAGTCTGTTACTGGTTTCCCTAGTGTTGATGATTCTAACAGCTACTGG ATTGTGAGACCTCAACCTGATACATCTGCCAAACAAGGTGATCCAATTAAGACTGGAACAGTTGTTAGGTTGCAACATATGAAGACACGAAAATGGCTTCACAGCCACTTGCACGCATCTCCAATTTCAGGCAACCTTGAG GTTAGCTGCTTCGGAGGGGAGGGCAACTCTGATACTGGAGATTATTGGAA GCTTGAGATTGAAGGCAAAGGTAAAACCTGGAGGCAAGATCAAAGAGTCAGACTTCAACACGTTGACACTGGTGGTTATTTGCATAGTCATGACAAGAAATACACCAGGATAGCTGGAGGTCAGCAAGAG GTTTGCGGAGTTAGAGAGAAGCGAGCTGATAATGTATGGTTGGCAGCAGAAGGGGTATACCTTCCTGTTAATGAAGCAAGTAAAAGTAGTCCAAAGTAA